The region TACAAAAATTATCAGAAGAAGATCCAACATTCCGTGCGTCAACAAACACTGAAACTGGTGAAACAATTATCGCTGGTATGGGTGAGCTTCACTTAGACGTCCTTGTAGACCGTATGCGTCGCGAGTTCAAAGTAGAAGCGAACGTAGGAGCTCCTCAAGTTTCATACCGTGAAACTTTCCGTGCCCCTGTTACTCAAGCCGAAGGTAAATTTGTTCGTCAGTCTGGTGGTAAAGGACAATTTGGACATGTTTGGGTTGAATTCACTCCAAACGAAGAAGGAGCAGGATTCGAATTTGAAAATGCTATCGTTGGTGGGGTTGTTCCTCGTGAATACATTCCAGCAGTTGAAGCTGGCTTGAAAGCTTCTATGGATAACGGTGTATTAGCTGGATATCCATTAGTAGATATCAAGTGTAAGCTTTATGATGGTTCATATCATGATGTCGATTCTAATGAAACAGCCTTCCGTGTTGCCGCTTCAATGGCGCTTAAAGCAGCCGCTAAGAAAGCACAACCTGCTATCTTAGAGCCAATCATGGCAATTGAAGTTGTTATCCCTGAAGAATATTTAGGTGATATCATGGGTCACGTTACTGCTCGTCGTGGACGTGTTGAAGGTATGGAAGCTCGCGGAAACTCTCAAGTTGTTCGTGCTATGATTCCATTAGCTGAAATGTTTGGTTACGCTACTACATTACGTTCTGCTACTCAAGGTCGTGGTGTGTTCACAATGACATTTGATCATTATGAAGATGTACCAAAATCAGTACAAGAAGAAATCATCAAGAAAAATGGTGGTTCTGGAGAATAAGATTTAACACTGTCTTTTCTTTCAAGAATCAGGTAAAATTAGTATCGCGAAGATGATCCAATCGGGTCGTTTCGAAAATAAAAAACATATATTAGGAGGAACATTTAAAATGGCTAAAGAAAAATTTGACCGTTCTAAACCACACGTTAACGTTGGTACAATCGGACACGTCGATCATGGTAAAACTACTTTATCAGCTGCGATCGCTACAGTATTATCTAAAAAAGGATTCGGTGAAGCTCAAAACTACGCTGATATCGATAACGCTCCAGAAGAAAAAGAACGTGGTATCACAATCTCAACTTCACATATCGAATATGAAACAGAAAACCGTCACTACGCTCACGTAGATTGCCCAGGTCACGCGGATTACGTTAAAAACATGATCACTGGTGCTGCACAAATGGACGGAGCTATCTTAGTAGTTTCTGCTGCTGATGGTCCAATGCCACAAACACGTGAACATATCTTATTATCACGTAACGTTGGTGTTCCATACATCGTTGTATTCTTAAACAAAATGGATATGGTTGATGATGAAGAGTTATTAGAATTAGTAGAAATGGAAGTTCGTGACTTATTAAGCGAATACGATTTCCCAGGCGATGATACTCCAATCGTTGCTGGTTCAGCTCTTAAAGCTTTAGAAGGCGAAGAAATGTATGAAGATAAAATTATGGAATTAATGGCTGAAGTTGATGCTTACATCCCAACTCCAGAACGTGACCATGACAAACCATTCATGATGCCAGTTGAGGATGTATTCTCAATTACTGGTCGTGGTACTGTTGCAACTGGTCGTGTTGAACGTGGTACTATCAAAGTCGGAGACGAAGTTGAATTAGTAGGTATCGCTGAAGAAACTGCTAAAATCACTGTAACAGGTGTTGAAATGTTCCGTAAATTATTAGATTACGCTGAAGCTGGCGATAACATTGGTGCGTTATTACGTGGTGTTGCACGTGAAGACATCCAACGTGGTCAAGTATTAGCTGCTCCAGGAACAATCACTCCACATACAAAATTTAGCGCTGAAGTATACGTGTTATCAAAAGAAGAGGGTGGACGTCATACTCCTTTCTTCGGTAACTACCGTCCGCAATTCTATTTCCGTACTACTGACGTAACTGGTGTTATCGAGTTACCAGAAGGTACTGAAATGGTTATGCCTGGTGATAACGTTGCTATCAACGTTGACTTAATTCACCCAATCGCGATTGAAGAAGGAACTCGTTTCTCAATCCGTGAAGGTGGACGTACAGTTGGTTCAGGTGTTGTATCTGAAATCATCAAATAATTAGACTTAAAAAAGCTAAGAGGAAACTCTTAGCTTTTTTTTTTTTTTTCTTAAATTGAGTTAAAGTATGGGATAGGGTAAAATAAATAAAGGGAAAGTAGAAGTTATATAGGAGGAAAATTAATGAGAAACTTAAATAAGTACTTAATTGTAGGGGTATCATTTTTATTTGCAGTAGGAGCTATCAGTATAGGAATGTGGTATTCTCAAGCTCAAACAAGTAAAATTGTTACTAAAAAACCTGTTGAGGTTATTGATAAGAAGAAAAAAACAGTTAAAGAAGAAATAGAAAAAGACAATTCTGAGCCGAAAGCTAATTTAGACTTAGAGGAATATTATGCAGAACCCGAACATGTCTTTTTAGCGGAAAGTTTAACAGATGATAAAATAAATGAAATTAAAGAAAAGTTAAAAGATTATTCAAAAGAAGATCAGCAAGCATTTGAGCGTATCGGTGATAAATGGGAGATTCAAAAAGAGTTAAATGATATGTTTGATTCTCCTATTCTATTAGGAGGTAATTTTTTAGAAGCTAATGTTAAGAGCGATATTGATAAAAAATCAGTAGAAAAATTAGAAAAAAAACTAAAGGATAAAGATTTTCAAGATTATTTTGCTATTACTGTTCAAGATATTCTAGACAATAGAGTAAAAAGTGAATTAGTAGATGATTCAGATAATGATGGACAAAAAGAACAAGAAGAGCGAGAAGCAGAAGAAATCGCGAGAAAAGAACAAGAAGAGCGAGAAGCAGAAGAAAGCTTGAGAAAAGAACAACAAGAAGAGCAAGAAGCAAAGGAAGCTGAAGACGTAGCGAAGAAAGAACAAGAAGCAGAAGAAACAGCAAAAAAAGAACAAGAAGACTTAACTAATAACGACTCTTCGGTTGAGATGCCAACTGAACAAGTTGAGCCTAACGGGTCGCCAACTGGTGATAACTTAGACACGACAGCTGAAAGTAACAATATCCAAGAGACTGATAATGAGACAACGGGAATGCTAGATAACCCGATGTAGGTTATTATGTTTGAAATGAATAAAAAAGGCCGTAGGTCTTTTTTTATTTTTATTTAGCGCACTTCAAAGTTGCTTTCTTATAGTGTTTCGTTATATAATCAGAACACTGAGTTTTCTCAGTAAATAGTTGCGGAATGACACACAAATGAAATAATTTATTTCATGAAAAAAGCTTGCAATAAAGCTTTATCTTTTGTATACTGTTTAAGGTGCTAGTTATATAATAGCAAGCGCGAGTGGGGATGTTAGTAGAAACCCTGCGGCTGAGAAGCGAGAGGTTGCGACACACCCGGACGCATTGCCATGGGAGGCTGTGTCGGTATTTTCGTGGAGCTATGTCTACTTTTCAAAATAGGCGAAGGAGGGAACAAGATGGCAAAACAAAAAATTCGTATCCGTTTAAAAGCGTATGAACACCGTATTTTAGATCAATCAGCGGAGAAAATTGTGGAAACAGCAAATAGAACTGGAGCTGACGTATCAGGTCCGATTCCATTACCAACAGATCGTTCTGTTTACACTGTTATCCGTGCGACTCATAAATACAAAGATTCTCGTGAACAATTCGAAATGCGAACTCACAAACGTCTAATTGACATTGTGAATCCAACACCAAAAACAGTTGACGCTTTAATGAAGCTTGACTTACCAAGTGGTGTAAATATCGAAATTAAGTTATAACAATTAAAAGGATGGAGGTGCACTCATGACTAAAGGAATCTTAGGAAAAAAAGTAGGAATGACGCAAATTTTCACTGAAAATGGCGAATTAATCCCAGTTACAGTAATCGAAGCCACTCCAAACGTTGTTTTACAAGTTAAAACAATGGATACAGATGGTTACGAAGCAATTCAATTAGGTTACCAAGACAAGCGTGAAGTATTAGCGAACAAACCTGCGAAAGGTCATGTTGCAAAAGCAAACACGGCTCCTAAGCGCTTCATTAAAGAGTTTAAAGATGTTGAGCTAGGAGATTACGAAGTAGGTAAAGAAATTAAGGTAGATATCTTCGAAGCAGGAGACATCATTAACGTTACAGGAACAACTAAAGGTAAAGGTTACCAAGGCGTTATCAAACGTCATGGTCAATCTCGCGGACCAATGAGTCACGGTTCTCGTTACCACCGTCGTCCTGGGTCAATGGGTCCAGTAGATCCGAATAGAGTATTTAAAAACAAAAAATTAGCTGGTCAAATGGGTGGCGATCGTGTCACTATTCAAAATCTAGAAGTTGTACGTGTAGATGCTGAAAAAAATGTTATCTTAGTTAAAGGTAA is a window of Vagococcus intermedius DNA encoding:
- the tuf gene encoding elongation factor Tu, encoding MAKEKFDRSKPHVNVGTIGHVDHGKTTLSAAIATVLSKKGFGEAQNYADIDNAPEEKERGITISTSHIEYETENRHYAHVDCPGHADYVKNMITGAAQMDGAILVVSAADGPMPQTREHILLSRNVGVPYIVVFLNKMDMVDDEELLELVEMEVRDLLSEYDFPGDDTPIVAGSALKALEGEEMYEDKIMELMAEVDAYIPTPERDHDKPFMMPVEDVFSITGRGTVATGRVERGTIKVGDEVELVGIAEETAKITVTGVEMFRKLLDYAEAGDNIGALLRGVAREDIQRGQVLAAPGTITPHTKFSAEVYVLSKEEGGRHTPFFGNYRPQFYFRTTDVTGVIELPEGTEMVMPGDNVAINVDLIHPIAIEEGTRFSIREGGRTVGSGVVSEIIK
- the rpsJ gene encoding 30S ribosomal protein S10; amino-acid sequence: MAKQKIRIRLKAYEHRILDQSAEKIVETANRTGADVSGPIPLPTDRSVYTVIRATHKYKDSREQFEMRTHKRLIDIVNPTPKTVDALMKLDLPSGVNIEIKL
- the rplC gene encoding 50S ribosomal protein L3 yields the protein MTKGILGKKVGMTQIFTENGELIPVTVIEATPNVVLQVKTMDTDGYEAIQLGYQDKREVLANKPAKGHVAKANTAPKRFIKEFKDVELGDYEVGKEIKVDIFEAGDIINVTGTTKGKGYQGVIKRHGQSRGPMSHGSRYHRRPGSMGPVDPNRVFKNKKLAGQMGGDRVTIQNLEVVRVDAEKNVILVKGNVPGSKKSLVQIKSAKAGK
- a CDS encoding cell division site-positioning protein MapZ family protein, coding for MRNLNKYLIVGVSFLFAVGAISIGMWYSQAQTSKIVTKKPVEVIDKKKKTVKEEIEKDNSEPKANLDLEEYYAEPEHVFLAESLTDDKINEIKEKLKDYSKEDQQAFERIGDKWEIQKELNDMFDSPILLGGNFLEANVKSDIDKKSVEKLEKKLKDKDFQDYFAITVQDILDNRVKSELVDDSDNDGQKEQEEREAEEIARKEQEEREAEESLRKEQQEEQEAKEAEDVAKKEQEAEETAKKEQEDLTNNDSSVEMPTEQVEPNGSPTGDNLDTTAESNNIQETDNETTGMLDNPM